One part of the Streptomyces ferrugineus genome encodes these proteins:
- a CDS encoding NuoB/complex I 20 kDa subunit family protein, with translation MGLEEKLPSGFLLTTVEQAAGWVRKSSVFPATFGLACCAIEMMTTGAGRYDLARFGMEVFRGSPRQADLMIVAGRVSQKMAPVLRQVYDQMPNPKWVISMGVCASSGGMFNNYAIVQGVDHIVPVDIYLPGCPPRPEMLMDAILKLHQKIQSSKLGVNAEEAAREAEEAALKALPTIEMKGLLQ, from the coding sequence ATGGGACTCGAAGAAAAGCTGCCGAGCGGCTTCCTGCTGACCACCGTCGAGCAGGCCGCGGGCTGGGTGCGCAAGTCGTCCGTCTTCCCGGCCACCTTCGGCCTCGCCTGCTGTGCCATCGAGATGATGACCACCGGCGCCGGCCGCTACGACCTGGCGCGCTTCGGCATGGAGGTCTTCCGCGGATCCCCGCGCCAGGCCGACCTGATGATCGTCGCCGGCCGGGTCAGCCAGAAGATGGCGCCGGTGCTGCGGCAGGTCTACGACCAGATGCCGAACCCCAAGTGGGTGATCTCCATGGGGGTCTGCGCCTCCTCGGGCGGCATGTTCAACAACTACGCGATCGTTCAGGGCGTCGACCACATCGTCCCGGTCGACATCTATCTCCCGGGCTGCCCGCCACGGCCCGAGATGCTGATGGACGCCATTCTCAAGCTCCACCAGAAGATCCAGTCCTCCAAGCTCGGCGTGAACGCCGAGGAGGCGGCGCGCGAGGCGGAGGAAGCGGCGCTCAAGGCCCTGCCCACGATCGAGATGAAGGGGCTGCTGCAGTGA
- a CDS encoding C40 family peptidase: protein MEEPLVPVVLMSHTAHIRSHRKPRRNATTSIAMRAGVAGGVLSMAAAGASATANAAEPVTQTIELPTLTGDLADQLAQSADATQLAAANYELDAERDAAAAAAAKEAKKDLAEAKKKAEAKKKAEEARRAAAEAAASRSAERATLSASASTSTSVAAPASGSVGTVISFLQAQVGDAYVLGATGPDAWDCSSLVQAAFKQVGVDLPRVSQDQSTVGTDIPLSQIQVGDILYWGGKGSAYHTGVYIGNGQYLDAANPSKGVVIQDLSGYPASGAVRVL, encoded by the coding sequence ATGGAGGAGCCCCTGGTACCCGTTGTTCTCATGTCCCACACCGCTCACATACGCAGCCACCGGAAGCCCCGCCGCAACGCGACGACGTCCATCGCGATGCGCGCCGGAGTTGCCGGTGGCGTCCTCAGCATGGCAGCGGCAGGTGCGTCGGCCACGGCGAACGCCGCCGAGCCGGTGACACAGACCATCGAACTGCCCACCCTCACGGGTGATCTGGCGGACCAGCTCGCCCAGTCCGCCGACGCCACCCAGTTGGCGGCGGCGAACTACGAGCTCGACGCCGAGCGTGACGCGGCCGCCGCCGCGGCCGCCAAGGAAGCCAAGAAGGACCTCGCGGAGGCCAAGAAGAAGGCCGAGGCGAAGAAGAAGGCCGAGGAGGCCCGCAGGGCCGCCGCGGAGGCCGCCGCTTCGCGCAGCGCGGAGCGGGCCACCCTGTCCGCCTCCGCGTCCACGAGCACCAGCGTGGCCGCGCCCGCCAGCGGCAGCGTCGGCACGGTCATCTCCTTCCTCCAGGCGCAGGTGGGCGACGCATACGTCCTGGGGGCCACCGGCCCGGACGCGTGGGACTGCTCCAGCCTGGTCCAGGCCGCCTTCAAGCAGGTCGGCGTCGACCTGCCGCGGGTCTCTCAGGACCAGTCGACGGTCGGCACCGACATCCCGCTCTCGCAGATCCAGGTCGGCGACATCCTCTACTGGGGTGGCAAGGGCTCCGCGTACCACACGGGTGTCTACATCGGTAACGGCCAGTACCTGGACGCGGCCAACCCCTCCAAGGGCGTCGTCATCCAGGACCTGTCGGGGTACCCGGCGTCGGGCGCGGTGCGCGTCCTCTGA
- a CDS encoding NADH-quinone oxidoreductase subunit D: protein MSTQSASARETTEGTVYTVTGGDWDEVVESAARADDERIVVNMGPQHPSTHGVLRLILEIEGETVTEARCGIGYLHTGIEKNLEYRTWTQGTTFVTRMDYLTSFFNETAYCLAVEKLLGIEDQVPDRATIIRVLLMELNRLSSHLVCIATGGMELGATTIMIYGFRDREMILDIYELVTGLRMNHAYIRPGGLAQDLPPGAVDQIREFVKKMKKNLPEYDKLATGNPIFKARMQDIGYLDLAGCMALGATGPILRSTGLPHDLRKTQPYCGYETYDFEIPTADTCDSYGRFLIRLEEMRQSLGIVEQCLDRLQPGPVMVADKKIAWPAQLALGPDGLGNSLDHIKKIMGTSMEALIHHFKLVTEGFRVPPGQAYAAVESPKGELGVHVVSDGGTRPYRVHFRDPSFTNLQAMAAMCEGGQVADVIVAVASIDPVMGGVDR, encoded by the coding sequence GTGAGCACGCAGTCAGCATCCGCCCGTGAGACCACCGAGGGCACCGTATACACGGTCACCGGTGGCGACTGGGACGAGGTCGTCGAGTCCGCGGCCCGCGCCGACGACGAGCGCATCGTCGTCAACATGGGCCCCCAGCACCCCTCCACCCACGGAGTGCTGCGCCTGATCCTGGAGATCGAGGGCGAGACCGTCACCGAGGCCCGCTGCGGCATCGGCTATCTCCACACCGGCATCGAGAAGAACCTCGAGTACCGGACCTGGACGCAGGGCACCACGTTCGTGACGCGCATGGACTACCTGACGTCCTTCTTCAACGAGACCGCGTACTGCCTCGCCGTCGAGAAACTCCTCGGCATCGAGGACCAGGTCCCCGACCGGGCCACGATCATCCGGGTGCTCCTGATGGAGCTGAACCGGCTCTCCTCCCACCTGGTGTGCATCGCCACCGGTGGCATGGAGCTCGGCGCCACCACGATCATGATCTACGGATTCCGTGATCGTGAAATGATTCTCGACATCTACGAGCTGGTCACGGGCCTGCGCATGAACCACGCGTACATCCGGCCCGGCGGACTCGCCCAGGACCTGCCGCCCGGCGCGGTGGACCAGATCCGCGAGTTCGTGAAGAAGATGAAGAAGAACCTCCCGGAGTACGACAAGCTCGCCACCGGGAACCCCATCTTCAAGGCCCGCATGCAGGACATCGGCTACCTCGACCTGGCCGGCTGCATGGCCCTCGGTGCCACCGGCCCGATCCTGCGCTCCACCGGTCTCCCGCACGACCTGCGCAAGACGCAGCCGTACTGCGGCTACGAGACCTACGACTTCGAGATCCCGACCGCCGACACCTGCGACTCCTACGGGCGCTTCCTGATCCGCCTGGAGGAGATGCGCCAGTCGCTCGGGATCGTCGAGCAGTGCCTGGACCGGCTGCAGCCCGGCCCGGTCATGGTCGCCGACAAGAAGATCGCCTGGCCCGCCCAGCTCGCCCTGGGCCCCGACGGGCTCGGCAACTCCCTCGACCACATCAAGAAGATCATGGGCACCTCCATGGAGGCCCTGATCCACCACTTCAAGCTGGTCACCGAGGGCTTCCGCGTCCCGCCGGGACAGGCGTACGCGGCCGTCGAGTCGCCCAAGGGCGAACTCGGAGTGCACGTCGTCTCCGACGGCGGCACCCGCCCCTACCGGGTCCACTTCCGCGACCCGTCCTTCACCAACCTGCAGGCCATGGCGGCGATGTGCGAGGGCGGCCAGGTCGCCGACGTGATCGTCGCCGTCGCGTCCATCGACCCCGTGATGGGAGGCGTCGACCGGTGA
- the nuoE gene encoding NADH-quinone oxidoreductase subunit NuoE, producing MTTSSSERGVSLGMPQLPAPGYPDDVRARLESDAREIVARYPDSRSALLPLLHLVQAEEGHVTRTGMQFCADVLELTTAEVTAVATFYTMYRRKPSGDYQVGVCTNTLCAVMGGDAIFEELQEHLGVGNGETTGDGKVTLEHIECNAACDYAPVVMVNWEFFDNQTPASAKRLVDDLREGRAVEPTRGARLCTFKETARILAGFPDERPGAVEESGSAGPASLMGLRLARGETAPARVVHPREGGPHEEPRDRAVHEPSPAEHLSSHDAPQESSASDPAHPAGPVAEEGE from the coding sequence GTGACCACCTCTTCTTCCGAGCGGGGCGTCAGCCTGGGCATGCCCCAACTGCCCGCGCCCGGCTACCCGGACGACGTCCGAGCCCGGCTGGAGTCCGACGCGCGCGAGATCGTCGCCCGCTACCCGGACTCCCGGTCCGCCCTCCTGCCGTTGCTGCACCTCGTGCAGGCGGAGGAGGGCCATGTCACGCGCACCGGGATGCAGTTCTGCGCGGACGTACTGGAACTGACCACGGCCGAGGTCACCGCGGTCGCCACCTTCTACACCATGTACCGGCGCAAGCCGAGCGGTGACTACCAGGTCGGCGTCTGTACGAACACCCTGTGCGCGGTGATGGGCGGCGACGCGATCTTCGAGGAGCTCCAGGAGCACCTGGGCGTCGGCAACGGCGAGACCACGGGCGACGGCAAGGTCACCCTGGAGCACATCGAGTGCAACGCGGCCTGCGACTACGCGCCGGTCGTGATGGTCAACTGGGAGTTCTTCGACAACCAGACCCCCGCGAGCGCCAAGCGGCTCGTCGACGACCTGCGCGAGGGCAGGGCCGTCGAGCCGACGCGCGGGGCGAGGCTGTGCACCTTCAAGGAGACCGCGCGGATCCTGGCCGGCTTCCCCGACGAGCGGCCCGGGGCCGTCGAGGAGAGCGGCAGTGCGGGACCGGCGTCGCTGATGGGCCTCCGCCTGGCCAGGGGAGAGACCGCACCCGCGCGCGTGGTCCATCCGCGGGAGGGCGGCCCGCACGAGGAACCGCGGGACCGGGCAGTGCACGAACCGTCGCCGGCTGAACACCTCAGCTCGCACGACGCGCCGCAGGAATCGTCCGCGTCCGACCCCGCCCACCCGGCAGGGCCTGTCGCCGAGGAGGGGGAGTGA
- a CDS encoding NADH-quinone oxidoreductase subunit C: MSDANGTNGANGSNGVNPEKDLSASNLPGQRGQGGEEIRVQRGMFGANNGGDTSGYGGLVRSVRLPGPASRPYGGWFDEVADELEGALEEQGLLPDNAIEKTVVDRGEITFHIEREHMVRVARTLRDDPALRFELCTGVSGVHYPNDKGRELHAVYHLRSITHNRLIRLEVSAPDSDPHVPSLVSVYPTNDWHERETYDFYGIVFDGHPALTRIMMPDDWQGHPQRKDYPLGGIPVEYKGAQIPAPDQRRSYS, translated from the coding sequence GTGAGCGACGCGAACGGTACCAATGGGGCGAACGGGTCCAACGGGGTCAACCCCGAGAAGGACCTCTCCGCCTCCAACCTCCCCGGTCAGCGCGGCCAGGGCGGCGAGGAGATCCGCGTCCAGCGCGGCATGTTCGGCGCCAACAACGGCGGCGACACCTCCGGCTACGGCGGCCTGGTCCGCTCCGTCCGGCTCCCGGGACCGGCGAGTCGCCCCTACGGCGGCTGGTTCGACGAGGTCGCCGACGAGCTGGAGGGAGCCCTGGAGGAACAGGGCCTCCTGCCCGACAACGCCATCGAGAAGACGGTCGTCGACCGGGGCGAGATCACCTTCCACATCGAACGCGAGCACATGGTCCGCGTCGCCCGCACCCTGCGCGACGACCCGGCCCTGCGCTTCGAACTGTGCACCGGCGTCAGCGGCGTCCACTACCCGAACGACAAGGGCCGCGAGCTGCACGCCGTCTACCACCTGCGCTCGATCACCCACAACCGGCTGATCCGCCTCGAAGTCAGCGCCCCCGACAGCGACCCGCACGTCCCGTCGCTGGTCTCCGTCTACCCGACCAACGACTGGCACGAGCGCGAGACCTACGACTTCTACGGCATCGTCTTCGACGGTCATCCGGCCCTGACGCGGATCATGATGCCGGACGACTGGCAGGGCCACCCGCAGCGCAAGGACTACCCCCTCGGCGGCATCCCCGTCGAGTACAAGGGCGCCCAGATCCCGGCTCCGGACCAGCGGAGGTCGTACTCGTGA
- a CDS encoding NADH-quinone oxidoreductase subunit A, translating into MNAYAPILVLGALGAGFAIFSVVMATLIGPKRYNRAKLEAYECGIEPTPTPAGGGRFPIKYYLTAMLFIVFDIEIVFLYPWAVTFDALGVFGLVEMLLFVLTVFVAYAYVWRRGGLEWD; encoded by the coding sequence GTGAACGCGTATGCGCCCATCCTCGTACTGGGAGCCCTCGGGGCAGGCTTTGCGATCTTCTCCGTGGTCATGGCCACGCTGATCGGTCCGAAGCGGTACAACCGGGCCAAGCTCGAGGCCTACGAGTGCGGAATCGAGCCGACCCCCACGCCGGCCGGCGGCGGGCGCTTCCCCATCAAGTACTACCTGACGGCGATGCTCTTCATCGTCTTCGACATCGAGATCGTCTTCCTCTACCCCTGGGCCGTCACCTTCGACGCCCTGGGTGTTTTCGGGCTCGTGGAGATGCTGCTCTTCGTGCTCACCGTCTTCGTCGCGTACGCGTACGTATGGCGGCGCGGCGGCCTGGAATGGGACTGA